One Phoenix dactylifera cultivar Barhee BC4 chromosome 14, palm_55x_up_171113_PBpolish2nd_filt_p, whole genome shotgun sequence DNA window includes the following coding sequences:
- the LOC103701418 gene encoding uncharacterized protein LOC103701418 gives MPPPLEARPDRKRFWLVSCLLFIVLLIGGTFLVLYITHPANEIPFWFPIAGMILVAIPWLFWIMTCVYRSIAVRKDDVERPPIRAAAVAPAGGGAAATTNSPATDTPVDSPGGARKVRFGHATVIGSDVAGGMSEMPQEHEADGDHTPNGRTGSSISRDDGSSQHSHESEVPLALSMS, from the coding sequence ATGCCGCCCCCTCTTGAGGCAAGGCCCGATAGAAAACGCTTCTGGCTCGTCTCCTGCCTCTTGTTCATTGTCCTCCTCATTGGCGGAACGTTCCTTGTGCTCTACATCACGCATCCGGCGAATGAGATCCCCTTCTGGTTCCCCATTGCCGGGATGATCTTGGTGGCCATTCCTTGGCTGTTCTGGATCATGACATGCGTCTACCGATCGATTGCGGTAAGGAAGGATGATGTAGAGCGGCCGCCGATCAGGGCTGCAGCGGTCGCTCCAGCCGGAGGCGGCGCCGCCGCCACCACCAATTCTCCAGCCACAGATACCCCTGTTGATTCGCCTGGTGGTGCAAGGAAGGTGCGGTTCGGCCATGCCACAGTAATAGGCTCTGACGTTGCAGGTGGTATGAGTGAGATGCCGCAGGAGCACGAAGCAGATGGAGACCACACTCCTAATGGTAGAACCGGGTCGAGCATCTCCCGTGATGATGGTTCATCCCAACACTCCCATGAGAGTGAAGTGCCTCTAGCTCTTTCAATGTCTTGA
- the LOC103701419 gene encoding WEB family protein At3g51220, whose amino-acid sequence MEDHESSALAVVAERAEVDTTRPFRSVKEAIAVFGERFLAGDAYSQKTNSNGKLDMTPEPIYALPAPKPIYSASSSPPSYTSSASQFNQDREDELLIFGSLKKLEAELEETKRELMLLKERESELEIAVATLNAQLQKSMSKLAEMEAAKAAEGSMDIEGQPTKVQSDRWAEERTRDLEAKFDYLPTLAQALSLGGIEDDFGGRTKRKVPKKKPIIPLIGDMFSRKKGSLDLNNSLYSGSYHGVLS is encoded by the coding sequence ATGGAAGACCATGAATCCTCTGCTCTTGCTGTGGTCGCCGAGAGGGCGGAAGTGGACACCACCCGTCCCTTCCGCTCCGTGAAAGAGGCCATCGCAGTCTTCGGCGAACGTTTTCTTGCAGGCGATGCTTATTCTCAGAAGACCAACTCGAACGGCAAGCTCGACATGACTCCAGAGCCAATCTATGCACTGCCAGCTCCAAAGCCTATCTACTCAGCATCTTCTTCGCCGCCCTCTTACACTTCTTCTGCATCACAGTTCAATCAAGACAGAGAAGATGAGCTCTTAATTTTCGGCTCTTTGAAGAAGTTGGAGGCAGAACTGGAGGAAACAAAGCGAGAGTTGATGCTGCTGAAGGAGAGGGAGTCCGAGTTGGAGATTGCGGTCGCTACTCTTAATGCGCAGCTCCAGAAAAGCATGTCTAAGTTGGCAGAGATGGAGGCAGCAAAAGCCGCAGAGGGCAGTATGGATATAGAAGGACAGCCCACAAAAGTTCAGAGCGATCGATGGGCAGAGGAGAGGACCAGGGATCTTGAAGCAAAGTTTGATTACTTGCCCACTCTGGCTCAAGCACTTAGCCTTGGGGGGATTGAAGATGACTTTGGTGGAAGAACGAAACGGaaggtgccaaagaagaagcCCATCATTCCTCTCATTGGAGATATGTTTTCCAGGAAGAAGGGCTCCTTGGATCTCAACAATTCCCTATATTCAGGGTCCTACCATGGTGTGCTAAGTTGA